A region of Saimiri boliviensis isolate mSaiBol1 chromosome 8, mSaiBol1.pri, whole genome shotgun sequence DNA encodes the following proteins:
- the LOC101048319 gene encoding peptidyl-prolyl cis-trans isomerase A-like, with protein MVNPTMFFDIAIDSKPLGRVSFKLFADEVPKTAKNFCALSTEEKGLGYKGSCFLRIIPGFMCQGDNFTYHNGTGGKSIYREKFDDENFILKHTGPGILSMANAGPNTNSSQFFICTVKIEWLDGKHVVFGKVKEGMNIVEVMVHFVSRYGKTSKKITIADYGQL; from the coding sequence ATGGTCAACCCCACCATGTTCTTTGACATTGCCATCGACAGCAAGCCCTTGGGCCGCGTCTCCTTCAAGCTGTTTGCAGACGAGGTTCCAAAGACAGCAAAAAACTTTTGTGCTCTGAGCACTGAAGAGAAAGGACTTGGTTATAAGGGTTCCTGCTTTCTCAGAATTATTCCAGGGTTTATGTGTCAGGGTGACAACTTCACATACCATAATGGCACTGGTGGCAAGTCCATCTACAGGGAGAAATTTGATGATGAGAACTTCATCCTAAAGCATACAGGTCCCGGCATCTTGTCCATGGCAAATGCTGGACCCAACACAAACAGTTCCCAGTTTTTCATCTGCACTGTCAAGATTGAGTGGTTGGATGGCAAGCATGTGGTCTTTGGCAAGGTGAAAGAAGGCATGAATATTGTGGAGGTCATGGTGCACTTTGTGTCCAGGTATGGCAAGACCAGCAAGAAGATCACCATTGCTGACTATGGACAACTTTAA